In Pseudonocardia sp. C8, one genomic interval encodes:
- a CDS encoding multicopper oxidase family protein, whose translation MTRAFTRRRFLGTALAGAGAAGGLLLAGCGGVPASAPRPAPVPRPLTIPPLAPSTREGGVRTFTLTAAPGRSAFLAGADTPTWGYDQPFGGPTLRAARGERVRVHVTNRLPETTTTHWHGMVLPAAMDGGPHQPIRPGATWSPEWTIEQPAATLWYHPHPHGHTERHVHRGLAGLFLVDDEDGPATALPHRYGVDDIPVVVTDRVFTATGAFDETRRNAHGLVGDTLLVNGTVAPYLTATTARIRLRLLNASPARCYRFARSDGRPLVLAGTDSGLLAAPRPVPDVLLTPGERAEVLLDLDPGRPVVLRSLPQDLGAVSGTERSIGALDTLDVLQIRPAAVLAPAPPLPGALPHEPGPDPAAATTVRRFALGNDTINGKAMDMTRIDEVVPAGATELWELTNVHSRPHNLHVHDARGQVVAAGGHPVPPELRSWKDTVYVPPRTTTRVLLRFGRHADPGTPYMYHCHLLYHEDQGMMGQFVVAPPGVADVPRVLAGGHHG comes from the coding sequence ATGACCAGAGCGTTCACCCGCCGGCGCTTCCTCGGCACCGCGCTCGCCGGAGCCGGTGCCGCGGGCGGCCTGCTGCTGGCGGGCTGCGGCGGCGTCCCGGCGTCGGCGCCGCGCCCGGCCCCGGTCCCGCGGCCGCTCACGATCCCGCCGCTCGCACCGTCCACCCGCGAGGGCGGGGTGCGCACGTTCACGCTCACCGCGGCGCCGGGCCGCAGCGCGTTCCTGGCCGGCGCGGACACCCCCACCTGGGGCTACGACCAGCCGTTCGGCGGGCCCACGCTGCGGGCCGCCCGCGGCGAGCGGGTGCGCGTGCACGTCACCAACCGGCTGCCGGAGACCACGACCACGCACTGGCACGGGATGGTGCTGCCCGCGGCGATGGACGGCGGCCCGCACCAGCCGATCCGCCCCGGCGCCACCTGGAGCCCGGAGTGGACGATCGAGCAGCCGGCGGCGACGCTCTGGTACCACCCGCACCCGCACGGGCACACCGAGCGGCACGTGCACCGCGGCCTGGCCGGGCTGTTCCTCGTCGACGACGAGGACGGCCCCGCCACCGCGCTGCCGCACCGCTACGGCGTCGACGACATCCCGGTCGTCGTCACCGACCGGGTGTTCACCGCCACCGGCGCGTTCGACGAGACCCGCCGCAACGCGCACGGCCTGGTCGGCGACACCCTGCTGGTCAACGGCACGGTCGCGCCGTACCTGACCGCGACGACCGCCCGGATCCGGCTGCGCCTGCTCAACGCCTCCCCGGCGCGCTGCTACCGGTTCGCCCGCTCCGACGGGCGGCCGCTGGTCCTGGCCGGCACCGACTCCGGGCTGCTGGCGGCGCCGCGGCCGGTGCCGGACGTGCTGCTCACCCCCGGCGAGCGGGCCGAGGTGCTGCTCGACCTCGATCCCGGACGCCCGGTCGTGCTGCGGTCGCTGCCCCAGGACCTCGGCGCGGTCTCCGGAACCGAACGCTCGATCGGTGCCCTCGACACCCTCGACGTGCTGCAGATCCGGCCGGCCGCCGTCCTCGCGCCGGCGCCGCCGCTGCCCGGCGCGCTGCCGCACGAGCCGGGCCCGGACCCCGCGGCCGCGACCACGGTGCGTCGGTTCGCGCTCGGCAACGACACCATCAACGGGAAGGCGATGGACATGACCCGGATCGACGAGGTGGTCCCGGCCGGGGCCACCGAGCTCTGGGAGCTCACCAACGTGCACTCGCGGCCGCACAACCTGCACGTCCACGACGCCCGCGGCCAGGTCGTGGCGGCAGGCGGCCACCCGGTCCCGCCGGAGCTGCGGTCCTGGAAGGACACCGTGTACGTCCCGCCGCGGACGACGACCCGGGTCCTGCTGCGCTTCGGCCGGCACGCCGACCCGGGAACGCCGTACATGTACCACTGCCACCTGCTCTACCACGAGGACCAGGGGATGATGGGCCAGTTCGTGGTGGCGCCGCCCGGGGTCGCCGACGTGCCCCGCGTCCTCGCCGGGGGCCACCATGGGTAG
- a CDS encoding MFS transporter, producing the protein MKISPAPARHSPTPTRPGPALFAMALGGLAIGTTEFASMGLLPAFAADLGVSVPHAGAAISAYALGVVVGAPVLAVLGARWPRKRLVLALTGALALANTASAFAPTFGTFVATRFLAGLPHGAYFGTASVLAASLVPRERRPRAIASVMSGLMIANIVGVPGATWLGQAAGWPAAYLATGAIAVLTAAAVWRLVPDVRDERRGSILGELSALRRGQVWITMAVIATGFGGSFAVYSYVTPVLTEVSGLAEAAVPLALAVFGLGMTLGNQVGGRLAERAPVRTVTAGLGAATVSMAMFAATASSPVLALAALFALAFTTTATTPALATRLMDAGREGPTLGAALHHAAFNVANALGAALGGLVLAAGWGWMSPAAVATVLPLLGLVALAAAVRMERTELRRDLALAA; encoded by the coding sequence ATGAAAATTTCCCCCGCGCCTGCCCGTCACTCTCCCACCCCGACCCGGCCCGGTCCCGCGCTGTTCGCCATGGCGCTCGGCGGGCTCGCCATCGGCACCACCGAGTTCGCCTCGATGGGGCTGCTCCCGGCGTTCGCCGCCGACCTCGGCGTCTCCGTGCCGCACGCCGGCGCCGCGATCAGCGCCTACGCGCTCGGCGTCGTCGTCGGTGCACCCGTCCTCGCCGTGCTCGGCGCGCGGTGGCCGCGCAAGCGGCTCGTGCTGGCGCTGACCGGCGCGCTGGCGCTGGCCAACACGGCGTCGGCGTTCGCCCCGACCTTCGGCACGTTCGTCGCCACCCGGTTCCTGGCCGGGCTGCCGCACGGCGCCTACTTCGGGACGGCGTCGGTGCTGGCCGCCTCGCTCGTGCCGCGGGAGCGGCGGCCGCGCGCGATCGCGTCCGTGATGAGCGGGCTGATGATCGCGAACATCGTCGGCGTCCCCGGAGCGACCTGGCTGGGGCAGGCGGCGGGCTGGCCGGCGGCCTACCTGGCGACCGGGGCGATCGCCGTCCTCACCGCGGCCGCGGTGTGGCGGCTGGTGCCGGACGTGCGCGACGAGCGCCGCGGCTCGATCCTCGGCGAGCTCTCGGCCCTGCGCCGCGGCCAGGTCTGGATCACCATGGCGGTCATCGCGACCGGGTTCGGCGGCTCGTTCGCCGTCTACAGCTACGTGACGCCGGTGCTCACCGAGGTGTCCGGGCTCGCCGAGGCCGCAGTGCCGCTGGCACTGGCCGTGTTCGGGCTCGGCATGACCCTGGGCAACCAGGTCGGCGGCCGGCTCGCCGAGCGCGCCCCGGTCCGGACGGTGACCGCCGGGCTCGGGGCGGCGACGGTGTCGATGGCGATGTTCGCCGCGACGGCGTCCTCGCCGGTGCTGGCGCTGGCCGCGCTGTTCGCGCTGGCGTTCACCACGACCGCCACCACCCCGGCACTGGCCACCCGCCTGATGGACGCCGGCCGCGAGGGCCCGACGCTCGGCGCCGCGCTGCACCACGCGGCGTTCAACGTCGCGAACGCGCTCGGTGCCGCGCTGGGCGGGCTGGTGCTGGCAGCCGGGTGGGGCTGGATGTCACCGGCCGCGGTCGCCACCGTGCTGCCGCTGCTCGGCCTGGTCGCGCTCGCCGCCGCGGTGCGGATGGAGCGGACCGAGCTGCGCCGCGACCTGGCGCTCGCCGCCTGA
- a CDS encoding ROK family transcriptional regulator, with translation MGSVSAGSRPGRAETDRWRATAEALAEVRRAPGLTRVELAKRLRLASGSATEIAGRLRDLGWVTEERAPCGGRGRPTTRLVPAPDGPAVVAVEVRFEGWRAGLAGLDGVPVAVRAGRHARRDPDAVVGELDAVVGELVAEHAGPVVAAGIGVAATVVDEHLAQAAGQGWSPLDVRRIGSGHGLAVLVGNDANLAGVAEVRDGAAAGADTALFLTVEVGVGGSLLLRGRPQTGARGAAGEFGHLPFGDPAVVCPCGARGCWNIGTDGRALARLLGDPEPDDPYGYTRLVLDRAAREEPAAVSAVTAAAASLARGTAGLVNAHDPEVVVLGGLAPALRAAAADAFAVAYDAGLMAFRRADPPPVRDAAHGADGVLRGAAAIALDHATSARGLAARDRN, from the coding sequence ATGGGCTCGGTGTCAGCGGGTTCACGTCCCGGACGGGCCGAGACCGACCGCTGGCGGGCCACCGCGGAGGCGCTCGCCGAGGTCCGGCGGGCCCCCGGGCTGACCCGGGTCGAGCTGGCGAAGCGGCTGCGGCTGGCCAGCGGCTCGGCCACCGAGATCGCCGGACGGCTCCGTGACCTGGGCTGGGTGACCGAGGAGCGGGCGCCCTGCGGTGGTCGCGGCCGGCCCACCACCCGGCTCGTGCCGGCGCCGGACGGGCCCGCCGTCGTCGCGGTGGAGGTGCGGTTCGAGGGCTGGCGCGCCGGGCTGGCCGGGCTGGACGGGGTGCCGGTCGCGGTGCGGGCCGGGCGGCACGCCCGCCGGGACCCCGACGCCGTCGTCGGCGAGCTGGACGCGGTGGTCGGCGAGCTCGTCGCCGAGCACGCCGGCCCGGTCGTCGCGGCCGGGATCGGGGTCGCGGCCACCGTCGTCGACGAGCACCTCGCCCAGGCGGCCGGGCAGGGATGGAGCCCGCTCGACGTGCGCCGGATCGGCTCCGGGCACGGCCTGGCCGTGCTGGTCGGCAACGACGCGAACCTGGCCGGGGTCGCCGAGGTGCGCGACGGCGCCGCCGCCGGGGCCGACACCGCGTTGTTCCTGACCGTCGAGGTCGGGGTCGGCGGCAGCCTGCTGCTGCGCGGGCGCCCGCAGACCGGTGCCCGCGGCGCGGCGGGGGAGTTCGGGCACCTGCCGTTCGGTGACCCGGCCGTGGTGTGCCCGTGCGGCGCCCGCGGTTGCTGGAACATCGGCACCGACGGCCGGGCACTCGCCCGGCTGCTCGGCGACCCGGAGCCCGACGACCCGTACGGCTACACCCGGCTCGTCCTGGACCGCGCCGCCCGGGAGGAACCGGCCGCGGTGTCGGCGGTGACGGCCGCGGCCGCGTCGCTGGCCCGGGGCACGGCCGGGCTGGTCAACGCGCACGACCCGGAGGTCGTGGTCCTCGGCGGGCTGGCGCCGGCGCTGCGGGCGGCGGCCGCGGACGCCTTCGCCGTCGCCTACGACGCCGGGCTGATGGCGTTCCGGCGGGCCGACCCGCCCCCCGTCCGCGATGCCGCGCACGGTGCCGACGGTGTCCTGCGCGGGGCCGCCGCGATCGCGCTCGACCACGCCACGTCCGCCCGGGGGCTGGCCGCGCGCGACCGGAATTGA
- a CDS encoding leucyl aminopeptidase, whose amino-acid sequence MDQNLFNDICLQQLTLSGVREGETVVVLTRGGERAAYADAFLWAIQRLGATGYHMRLPSPASASGAWAVGDSGLGNIPLAVEALKAVDMVVDCTFLLFSPEQFAIQDAGTRILTAVEPPELLARLMPTTELRERVEIGAELLAKASTMRITSPHGTDVTYQLGMYPTMSEYGYTDTPGRWDHWPAAFVFTGGADDGVDGKIVLAPGDVLLPFNTYVQTPVEITIEEGFIQDIRGGAGSSGLDADLLRSYIESFEDPRGYGMSHVGWGLDERAHWHGLTQFGGGMGMELRSFYGNVMFSIGPNNELGGPNDTACHFDIPMRGNSLYLDDELIVDAGELTVPEMRPVNRR is encoded by the coding sequence ATGGACCAGAACCTGTTCAACGACATCTGCCTGCAGCAGCTGACCCTGTCCGGGGTGCGCGAGGGCGAGACGGTGGTCGTGCTGACCCGCGGCGGGGAGCGGGCCGCGTACGCGGACGCGTTCCTGTGGGCGATCCAGCGGCTCGGCGCGACCGGCTACCACATGCGGCTGCCGAGCCCGGCGAGCGCGAGCGGTGCGTGGGCGGTCGGCGACTCCGGGCTGGGGAACATCCCGCTGGCCGTCGAGGCGCTCAAGGCGGTCGACATGGTCGTCGACTGCACGTTCCTGCTGTTCTCGCCCGAGCAGTTCGCGATCCAGGACGCCGGCACCCGGATCCTGACCGCGGTCGAGCCGCCCGAGCTGCTGGCCCGGCTGATGCCGACGACCGAGCTGCGCGAGCGGGTGGAGATCGGCGCCGAGCTGCTGGCCAAGGCGTCCACGATGCGGATCACCAGCCCGCACGGCACGGACGTGACCTACCAGCTGGGCATGTACCCGACCATGTCCGAGTACGGCTACACCGACACCCCGGGCCGGTGGGACCACTGGCCGGCGGCGTTCGTGTTCACCGGCGGCGCCGACGACGGCGTCGACGGGAAGATCGTGCTCGCGCCCGGGGACGTGCTGCTGCCGTTCAACACCTACGTGCAGACCCCGGTGGAGATCACCATCGAGGAGGGCTTCATCCAGGACATCCGCGGCGGTGCCGGCAGCAGCGGGCTCGACGCCGACCTGCTGCGCTCCTACATCGAGAGCTTCGAGGACCCGCGCGGCTACGGCATGAGCCACGTCGGCTGGGGCCTCGACGAGCGGGCGCACTGGCACGGGCTCACCCAGTTCGGTGGGGGCATGGGGATGGAGCTGCGCAGCTTCTACGGCAACGTCATGTTCTCCATCGGCCCGAACAACGAGCTCGGCGGCCCGAACGACACCGCGTGCCACTTCGACATCCCGATGCGCGGCAACTCGCTCTACCTCGACGACGAGCTGATCGTCGACGCCGGCGAGCTGACCGTGCCCGAGATGCGCCCGGTGAACCGCCGATGA
- a CDS encoding aspartate/glutamate racemase family protein has protein sequence MSRDHHIGMIVPSSNLTMETELPRMLAAREQELPGDRFVFHSARARMQHVTPEQLRAMNAQAKRAAAELADARPDVVATACLVAIMAQGPGYHCTAEDDITTALRAEGSQAPVVSSAGALLSGIEALGVTRVALVTPYMEPLTKAVVAYLEDAGVEVVDSLSLQVPDNLAVARLDPADLREHHRRLDLSRAEALVLSACVQMPSLPAIQPVQDEIGLPVLSAATATTHRILTELGLEPRVPGAGAMLAG, from the coding sequence ATGAGCCGCGACCATCACATCGGGATGATCGTCCCGAGCTCGAACCTGACGATGGAGACCGAGCTGCCGCGGATGCTGGCCGCCCGCGAGCAGGAGCTCCCCGGCGACCGGTTCGTGTTCCACTCCGCGCGGGCCCGGATGCAGCACGTGACCCCGGAACAGCTGCGCGCGATGAACGCGCAGGCGAAGCGGGCGGCGGCCGAGCTGGCCGACGCCCGCCCGGACGTCGTCGCCACCGCCTGCCTGGTCGCGATCATGGCCCAGGGCCCCGGCTACCACTGCACCGCCGAGGACGACATCACCACCGCCCTGCGCGCCGAGGGTTCGCAGGCACCGGTGGTGTCCAGCGCGGGGGCGCTGCTGTCGGGGATCGAGGCGCTCGGGGTGACCCGGGTCGCGCTCGTCACCCCCTACATGGAGCCGCTGACCAAGGCCGTGGTGGCCTACCTCGAGGACGCGGGGGTCGAGGTCGTCGACTCGCTGTCGCTGCAGGTGCCCGACAACCTGGCCGTCGCCCGGCTCGACCCGGCCGACCTGCGCGAGCACCACCGCCGCCTCGACCTGTCCCGCGCCGAGGCACTCGTGCTGTCGGCGTGCGTGCAGATGCCCTCGCTGCCGGCGATCCAGCCGGTGCAGGACGAGATCGGCCTCCCGGTCCTGTCCGCGGCCACCGCCACCACCCACCGGATCCTCACCGAGCTCGGTCTCGAGCCGCGGGTGCCCGGTGCGGGGGCAATGCTGGCGGGATGA
- a CDS encoding alpha/beta fold hydrolase, protein MTGTLTTRQVRQDALADLADVRAVSRWARNGDLRLHVLDYEGTGTPVLILPGITSPAITMDFVARELTDLCRPLLLDVRGRGLSDSGRSWTLDDYASDVLAVLSELDLGTEPVLLGHSMGARIAAVTANRRPLRGTVLVDPPLSGPGRGPYPTTLEAFLGQLAEAVRGTDADEVAKAWPRWPRAEQELRARWLSSCDEAAIRATHAGFENEDFFDAWPSVPAPATVLYGAGSPVVTAGGAAEIAAANPAAELVAIPDAGHMVFWDNPDEALRLLRAALEPLVR, encoded by the coding sequence ATGACCGGCACCCTCACCACCCGCCAGGTCCGCCAGGACGCGCTGGCCGACCTCGCCGACGTCCGGGCGGTGTCGCGCTGGGCCCGCAACGGCGACCTCCGGCTGCACGTCCTCGACTACGAGGGCACCGGGACACCGGTGCTGATCCTGCCCGGCATCACCAGCCCGGCGATCACGATGGACTTCGTCGCGCGGGAACTGACCGACCTGTGCCGGCCGCTGCTGCTCGACGTCCGCGGCCGCGGGCTCTCCGACTCCGGCCGCTCCTGGACCCTCGACGACTACGCCTCCGACGTGCTCGCCGTGCTGTCCGAGCTGGACCTCGGCACCGAGCCGGTGCTGCTCGGGCACTCGATGGGCGCGCGGATCGCCGCCGTCACCGCGAACCGGCGCCCGCTCCGCGGGACCGTGCTCGTCGACCCGCCGCTGTCCGGGCCGGGCCGCGGCCCCTACCCCACCACCCTGGAGGCGTTCCTCGGCCAGCTCGCCGAGGCCGTCCGCGGAACCGACGCCGACGAGGTCGCGAAGGCCTGGCCGCGCTGGCCGCGGGCGGAGCAGGAGCTGCGGGCGCGCTGGCTGTCGTCCTGCGACGAGGCCGCGATCCGGGCCACCCACGCCGGGTTCGAGAACGAGGACTTCTTCGACGCCTGGCCGTCGGTGCCCGCACCGGCGACCGTGCTGTACGGCGCCGGCTCCCCCGTCGTCACCGCCGGCGGTGCCGCCGAGATCGCCGCCGCGAACCCGGCCGCGGAGCTCGTCGCGATCCCGGACGCCGGGCACATGGTGTTCTGGGACAACCCGGACGAGGCGCTGCGGCTGCTGCGCGCCGCCCTGGAGCCGCTGGTCCGCTGA
- a CDS encoding isochorismatase family protein, with the protein MSLHGARTDATYDRAGFGAPGRRGTRPAVVVVDLTAGFTDPSFPTGSDLSAVVATTSSLVEAARPVGAPVVWTTIAYTPAELGTLPWLVKAPGMRGLVEGSAAVAFDARLDVRADDHVITKKGASAFFDTGLATVLRASGVDTVLVCGATTSGCVRATAVDAVQSGFGVLVPRECVGDRAAGPHEANLFDIQAKYGDVLTVDDAVRYLKGLA; encoded by the coding sequence ATGAGCCTGCACGGGGCGCGCACCGACGCCACCTACGACCGCGCCGGGTTCGGGGCGCCGGGCCGCCGCGGCACCCGGCCCGCGGTCGTCGTCGTGGACCTGACCGCCGGGTTCACCGACCCCTCCTTCCCGACCGGCAGCGACCTGTCCGCCGTGGTGGCGACGACGTCGTCGCTGGTCGAGGCGGCACGCCCGGTGGGAGCGCCGGTCGTGTGGACGACGATCGCCTACACCCCCGCCGAGCTCGGCACGCTGCCGTGGCTCGTGAAGGCGCCCGGCATGCGCGGGCTCGTCGAGGGCTCGGCCGCGGTCGCGTTCGACGCCCGGCTCGACGTCCGCGCCGACGACCACGTGATCACCAAGAAGGGCGCGTCGGCGTTCTTCGACACCGGGCTCGCCACCGTGCTCCGCGCGTCCGGGGTGGACACCGTGCTGGTGTGCGGGGCCACCACGAGCGGCTGCGTGCGCGCCACCGCGGTCGACGCCGTCCAGTCCGGGTTCGGCGTGCTCGTGCCGCGCGAGTGCGTCGGCGACCGGGCCGCCGGCCCGCACGAGGCGAACCTGTTCGACATCCAGGCCAAGTACGGCGACGTGCTCACCGTCGACGACGCGGTGCGCTACCTGAAGGGACTCGCATGA
- a CDS encoding (2Fe-2S)-binding protein, protein MTDVVLVELTVNGERHDLAIPPRRTLADVLRHDLSLTGTHLGCEHGICGACTVLVDDQPARACLLFAASVENTRIRTVESLGGPEGGLSDLQRCFSEHHALQCGFCTPGFLMLAEGYLAEEPDPTREEIREVVASNLCRCTGYQTIVDAVEDCASRRRAALQAALDTAGSSA, encoded by the coding sequence ATGACCGACGTCGTCCTGGTCGAGCTCACCGTCAACGGCGAGCGGCACGACCTCGCGATCCCCCCGCGGCGCACGCTGGCCGACGTGCTGCGCCACGACCTCAGCCTGACCGGCACGCACCTCGGCTGCGAACACGGCATCTGCGGCGCCTGCACGGTGCTCGTCGACGACCAGCCGGCCCGGGCCTGCCTGCTGTTCGCCGCGAGCGTGGAGAACACCCGGATCCGGACCGTCGAGTCGCTGGGCGGCCCGGAGGGCGGGCTCTCGGACCTGCAGCGGTGCTTCTCCGAGCACCACGCGCTGCAGTGCGGGTTCTGCACGCCCGGATTCCTCATGCTCGCCGAGGGCTACCTCGCCGAGGAACCGGACCCGACCCGCGAGGAGATCCGCGAGGTCGTCGCGTCGAACCTGTGCCGCTGCACCGGCTACCAGACCATCGTGGACGCCGTCGAGGACTGCGCGTCCCGCCGCCGCGCGGCCCTGCAGGCCGCGCTCGACACCGCAGGGAGCTCCGCATGA
- a CDS encoding xanthine dehydrogenase family protein molybdopterin-binding subunit has product MGEPGFRRDGTWVGADVPRREDPRLLAGRGRFVDDVELPRMLHAAFVRSTEAHALVTAVDLSEVREVPGVVAAFDAADLALGDITALLDRPPEEFTPTSMPVLARDKVRYVGEPLAVVVATDPYAAEDGVEAALVDYEPLDPVVGEAAALAAAGPPVHDEAPGNVLVDVSLFATEGIDDTFATAHTVVTVEATTGRQNALPLETRGVVADWDDRDEQLLVRTCTQVPHQVRTVLARCAGLDEKQVRVTVPDMGGGFGQKCVVSREEIAAAAAARRLRRPVKWIEDRREALTASFLAREQHYTARAAFTADGEILALDADIVCDMGAYSCYPFTAGIEPLMASAEMPGVYRVPAYRVRGRAVATNKAPTAPYRGVSRPQYVMVMERLMERAARELGLDPLDVRRRNLITEFPYRGVNGVTYDPGSYRESLDLCEQVLREEGWLSHTEPGRVVGVGYSCFSERTGYGSGAFAQRKMQVVPGFDLSQITMDLDGTVSVTTGTLSHGQSHETTFAQIVADRLGIGYDKVKIVQGDTDRITYGWGSFASRSVTVGGSAASAAAVKLADQLRALAAHLAGVDVDACSLDGHGGVRAGDRTFAFPELAEVAYLRSHLLPKDLGPGLTATASFDVGGDGTFSNATHGCVVALDPGTGGVEILRYVCVEDCGVAIHPRVVEGQARGGIAQGIAGALFEQVTYDELGQPLAPSFMEYKVPTAAEIPDVRIEHLETPCAFTADGAKGAGEGGTIGAPAAVLNAVNDALRHTGVELDATPIPRAAIFAALEVPR; this is encoded by the coding sequence ATGGGTGAGCCGGGGTTCCGGCGGGACGGCACCTGGGTGGGCGCGGACGTGCCGCGCCGGGAGGACCCGCGGCTGCTGGCCGGGCGCGGCCGGTTCGTCGACGACGTCGAGCTCCCGCGGATGCTGCACGCCGCGTTCGTCCGCAGCACCGAGGCGCACGCCCTCGTCACCGCGGTCGACCTGTCCGAGGTCCGCGAGGTGCCCGGCGTCGTCGCCGCGTTCGACGCCGCCGACCTGGCGCTGGGCGACATCACCGCGCTGCTGGACCGGCCGCCGGAGGAGTTCACACCGACGTCGATGCCGGTCCTGGCCCGGGACAAGGTCCGCTACGTCGGTGAGCCCCTCGCGGTGGTCGTCGCGACCGACCCGTACGCGGCCGAGGACGGCGTCGAGGCCGCACTCGTCGACTACGAGCCCCTCGACCCGGTGGTGGGCGAGGCCGCCGCGCTCGCCGCGGCCGGGCCGCCGGTGCACGACGAGGCCCCCGGCAACGTGCTCGTCGACGTGTCGCTGTTCGCCACCGAGGGCATCGACGACACCTTCGCCACGGCCCACACCGTCGTCACCGTGGAGGCGACCACCGGCCGGCAGAACGCGCTGCCGCTGGAGACCCGCGGCGTCGTCGCCGACTGGGACGACCGCGACGAGCAGCTCCTGGTGCGCACCTGCACCCAGGTGCCGCACCAGGTCCGCACGGTGCTCGCCCGCTGCGCCGGGCTGGACGAGAAGCAGGTCCGGGTGACCGTGCCGGACATGGGCGGCGGGTTCGGCCAGAAGTGCGTGGTCAGCCGGGAGGAGATCGCCGCGGCGGCGGCCGCGCGGCGGCTGCGCCGCCCGGTGAAGTGGATCGAGGACCGGCGCGAGGCGCTGACCGCGAGCTTCCTGGCCCGCGAGCAGCACTACACCGCCCGTGCCGCGTTCACCGCCGACGGCGAGATCCTCGCACTCGACGCCGACATCGTCTGCGACATGGGCGCCTACTCGTGCTACCCGTTCACGGCCGGGATCGAGCCGCTGATGGCCTCCGCGGAGATGCCGGGTGTCTACCGGGTGCCGGCCTACCGGGTCCGCGGCCGCGCCGTGGCCACCAACAAGGCGCCGACCGCGCCGTACCGCGGGGTGTCCCGGCCGCAGTACGTGATGGTGATGGAGCGGCTCATGGAGCGGGCCGCCCGCGAGCTGGGCCTCGACCCGCTCGACGTCCGGCGCCGCAACCTGATCACCGAGTTCCCCTACCGCGGGGTCAACGGCGTCACCTACGACCCGGGCTCCTATCGGGAGTCGCTGGACCTCTGCGAGCAGGTCCTGCGCGAGGAGGGTTGGCTGTCCCATACCGAGCCGGGCCGCGTGGTCGGGGTCGGCTACTCCTGCTTCTCCGAGCGCACCGGCTACGGCTCGGGCGCGTTCGCGCAGCGCAAGATGCAGGTCGTGCCCGGGTTCGACCTGTCCCAGATCACGATGGACCTCGACGGGACCGTCTCGGTCACCACCGGCACGCTCTCGCACGGCCAGAGCCACGAGACCACGTTCGCCCAGATCGTCGCCGACCGGCTCGGCATCGGCTACGACAAGGTCAAGATCGTCCAGGGCGACACCGACCGGATCACCTACGGCTGGGGCTCGTTCGCGTCCCGCTCGGTGACCGTCGGCGGGTCCGCGGCGTCGGCCGCCGCCGTGAAGCTCGCCGACCAGCTGCGGGCCCTGGCCGCGCACCTGGCCGGGGTGGACGTCGACGCCTGCTCCCTCGACGGCCACGGCGGCGTCCGCGCCGGGGACCGCACCTTCGCGTTCCCCGAGCTCGCCGAGGTCGCCTACCTGCGCTCGCACCTGCTGCCCAAGGACCTCGGCCCCGGCCTGACCGCGACGGCCAGCTTCGACGTCGGCGGCGACGGCACGTTCTCCAACGCCACCCACGGCTGCGTCGTCGCGCTCGACCCGGGCACCGGCGGCGTCGAGATCCTGCGCTACGTGTGCGTGGAGGACTGCGGCGTCGCGATCCACCCGCGGGTCGTGGAGGGCCAGGCCCGCGGCGGCATCGCCCAGGGCATCGCCGGGGCCCTGTTCGAGCAGGTCACCTACGACGAGCTCGGGCAGCCACTGGCGCCGAGCTTCATGGAGTACAAGGTCCCGACCGCCGCCGAGATCCCGGACGTGCGCATCGAGCACCTCGAGACGCCGTGCGCGTTCACCGCCGACGGCGCCAAGGGTGCAGGCGAGGGCGGGACGATCGGCGCCCCGGCCGCCGTCCTCAACGCGGTGAACGACGCCCTGCGGCACACCGGCGTCGAGCTGGACGCCACCCCGATCCCGCGCGCCGCGATCTTCGCAGCACTGGAGGTGCCCCGATGA